CAATGGCAAACGGCTTTTCACGCAATCGGGGGTTACGTCCGACTACCAGTTGTTGGTCTTGAAAGAAAAGGTAAAGCTGCTCAGAACCGCCATCCCGGTCTGCAACTTCAGGCAGGTTCAGATGCGCCGCCAGCGCCGAGCTTCGGGGCTCGCCATCGGGGTTCCACACCAAAACAGATTGAACAGCGGCGGCATCAGACATAGTCGTTAGATTTCAAGCTCAGTCGTTAAAAAGTAAAGCTCGCAATCATAGGCGAAAGTGCCGCCGCTGCCCATGCTTTCAATTGGCGATGCGGAGGGCCTGTTAACATTAACTGGCCCTAACGAAACGCCAAATAAAACTTAGAAATTAAGAATAATGACGACAGCAATTTACAATGCGGCCCGCCCACTCTGGCTCATTACAAGCTTCGGCAATATCTGCCAACGAGACCACACCAATAAAATCTTTATTTCGAGAGTTATTCATGACCAACAGGCGCTGCACGCCTTGATCCTGCATATTTTGCAGTACGTCTTTAATATCGTCGTCCTCATAACAGTAACGCGGCTGACGGCTCATCACCGAACTGATAGGATCATCGGCCGTTTTGCCCTTGGCAAGGCCACGCAACGCAATATCTCTATCTGTCACCACGCCAACCAATTTCTCTCTATCTGCAATGGGAGTAAAACCACGATTTTGATCGCCCATTCGCGCCACGGCTTCACCAATGGTGGCTGAGGCTTCTAGGTATTCAGGTTTGCGGCTCATTAGCTGCTGCACTTTCATATCAACCATATCGGCTCTCCACTTCTACGGCCCGTTACCGAGCCTGACGTTTCCGCCATCACCAAGAAAGCATTGCCTTTGCGGTAAAACACTTTGGTAATGACGTATAAACTGACACTCAATTAACACACTCTAAATTTCATCAAGCCAGCGGCGCTTACGCACCTGCACTTTAATAACTTCGATAATCTCAACCATAACGTCGCCCACCTCATGACTGGACTGTGGGGGTTTATCAGCAACATCGCCCAGCAAGCTTCCCAGCACATCATCAATCACCTTTTCAAACTCCGGTGAATCAAGGCTATTAATCATCTCTTCCATCAAACCCAAACTGCTGCCAGACAGGCTGCGGGCAATGCCATCCACGATGGCATCACCGATTCCTGGTACCCGTTCCAGCTGTTTTACAGCGGCGTTTTGCTGCACGGACTTGGCAACTAATTGCGTGAGATATTTTTCTAAATCGTCTTTATTATCCTGGTAGACGTTTTGATAGGTTCCGCCCATGCTCCTGGCAATACTGCGGCTTAGCGCCTCCCGCCTTGGCAAAATAACGTCATCCACAATTTTTGCCGGCAGAGTGGATCCCCCGCCACGCACTTCGTTTTGTATCCCGGTTAACACATTTTCCACGACCCGATCTGAGACTTCTTCCAGAACAATATCGTAGTAGCGTTTGAGTAGCGCAAATACCCGCCAATTGCGCATATTTATCAAACCCATACGCTGCAGTCGTAGCAGTATCGCCAAGACTCTCAGCACTCTGAGCAAGCGAAATCCCGACAGAGGAATGCACCCCAGCACGTCGTACCAGCGGGCAAAAGGATAAAACCACCAACGTTGATAACTGCGATGAACTATCGCGTAAACCCAGCCAGAAGCGACATCCAAAAGAAAAACTGCGACAAAATATAAATCGATTTGCTGAAAGTTTTTATGAATATTGTCGTCGTACCATTGATGGAAATCAGGCCATTGGCCCTGAACGACATTATTGATTGGACCGATAACAAATACGCTGTCAACCAAGATCAACGATAGGTTAAGCCCCACCAAAAAAATGATCGCCAAGTCCCAAATCAGCAAGCCCCAGTCCTGGGCGCGTCTTTTTTCTCGCACCTGCTCAGGCTGCTCCATTGATCACCTCAGCCTTGCAACACGATATTGTTTCTATGTATTCGCGATTAGTGAGTAACATTCCGCTGTTGTTTTGCTGCATATTTCTGTGACCGGTAGTGAATAACAAAATTCACTTATCCTGACCTATTTTGCGCTTTGATCACAGTCCACCCCTTCGCAGTACCATCACCGCCTTGTTTACGCAGCTCATAAAAACAAAAAAGCGAGGACTCTGCCTCGCTTTTCTAATTCAGTTACAGGGCGTCAAACCACATTATGGCTTAGTCACCAAAATCCACTCTCAACGCCAGCACCACGCTTCTGCCCGCCTCAGGCGCATAGTCTCGGATAAACGAACTACTGCTGCGAATCAATTCGTCATTCAAGTTTCTGCCCCGCACACTCCACGTGTAGGTGGCGGCGACCGTTTCATAGCGCCACGCCACGCTAGCATCCATGCGGTGATAACCCGCTGTTGACGCTTCACTCAAGCCCGCCCGACGTTGTGCTGCCGCTCGTTGCCAATCCAGCCCGGCGGTTAGGGCACCGTGGCGCCACTCTAGCCGTAAACCATCGCGCTGGGGGGGCAGCCGCGGAATATCACCACCCCTGTCTAACTCGGCACTGACCCGGTCACCATAGAGCGACACGCTGACTTCACCGGCTCCCTGCCACAACAGGTAACTCAGTTCATATTCCAGGCCACGAAAGTCGGCATCTTCCTGCCGGTAGCTTAGTACCTCAATATCATCAACTTGCTGCCCGGTATTTTGCAGATAAATAAAATCCTCAAAGGCTTTGTAGAATAATGTTAGCGACCCTTGCAGACGCTGATAATGTAATTTCACACTGACATCCGCACTGTCGGCTTTTTCCCGGCCTAAGTTCTCATCCCCTACTTCAATCAAGCCCGTCGCGCCATGAACAACATAGCTGTCAACATCATTAACCCCGTTGGAATATCGCTCTTCTGCAGTGGGTGCGCGTCGAGACTGGGCCAATGACACACCCAAAGTAAGAAAATCATTCACGTCATATAACGCCCCCAACGATCCGCTTACACTGTAAATATCGGCATCAGCAAATGCTCCAGCATCCGGGCTAAGACGATCTAACTCGCCTCTGAGTCCCATCTCTAATTGCCAATGCTTGCTATGGTAATCTTCAAGCCAAAACAGGCCGAGGTTTTGACGATCGGTCGCAGGCACAAACGCTTCTTCTCCCTCCGCAGAAAACTCATTATCTAACCACTGCATGCCCACTACGCCATGCCAGTCTCCTATCGCCTGATGGCTAAGTTCGAGCCGCGCGGCCAGGGCATCACGCTGAAAGCGGGTACCGGTCTCACCGCTGGGCTCAACCTCGACATGTTCATATTCGCTGTAAGCCATTCTCCAGCGCATCAGTTCCCAGAAATTCGACAGATGTAGATCCCCTGCCACATCCCAGCGTTTTTGCTGAATATTGAGCCGAATTCCCTCGGCGGACTCCTCATGATCATCATGATCGCCCCCCTCCTCATCGTGGTCCTCTTCGTGATCCTCTTCGTGTTCGTGCTCATGCTCGTGGTCTTCGTCATGGTGGTGAACACCGGCCGGAATACCATAATCATTACTGAGTTCTGAGTAACTAAGCCCCCAATACCCCGTGTCAAAGTGATGCGCAGCACCAATGCTAAAGCGCCGGGTGCGGCCATCGGCATTGGCGACAAAACCATCACTGTTTTCTTCAATATCGGCAACATTCCTTGGGTTTATCGCTAACCCGGGAATATCCGGATCACTCCAATCACGGTAGAGCCCATCGACATGCACAGCCCAATCACCATTCCCGCCGTCGACCCGAAAAACACCGGTGCGGCCATCATCAACGCTGCTGTGGCGAAATTCTGTACTGCCTTTTACGCCATTAATGGCCCTGCTGGGAATTCTGCCATCCAACACATTCACAATGCCGCCAATCGCGCCACCGCCATACAACAGCGTCGACGGGCCCTTTAGTATTTCAATGCTGTCTGCCAAAACCGGTTCAACCGAGACCGCATGATCTGCACTGTTAGTAGACACATCCAGGCTTGGCAAACTGTTTTGCAAGATCTGCACCCGAGGTCCTTGTTGACCCCGAATAACCGGCTGCCCCACCGCCGGACCAAAACTAGCGCTGGCCATTCCCGGTGTTTGGCGTAGCGTGTCGCCTAGCGTCGCTGCCGCCCGCTGATTAAGCTCATCACCCTCAAGTACGGTGATCGGCATAGCGGTGCGGGCATCTTTTTGATGGGCGGGAATAGAGACAATGACATGCTCCATTGGCGGTCGTTCTTTTGCACCAAGTTTCTCAACATCCTGAGAAACTTGGCTAAACACAGGGGCACTGACTGCTGCGCAGACAGACACCAGCAACGTAACTTTGTTGTTCATAATTTGTTCCGTTTATTCCTGCAAACCCCATGACGGTGTCACGGTT
The DNA window shown above is from Spongiibacter sp. IMCC21906 and carries:
- a CDS encoding CBS domain-containing protein, whose product is MVDMKVQQLMSRKPEYLEASATIGEAVARMGDQNRGFTPIADREKLVGVVTDRDIALRGLAKGKTADDPISSVMSRQPRYCYEDDDIKDVLQNMQDQGVQRLLVMNNSRNKDFIGVVSLADIAEACNEPEWAGRIVNCCRHYS
- a CDS encoding TonB-dependent receptor produces the protein MNNKVTLLVSVCAAVSAPVFSQVSQDVEKLGAKERPPMEHVIVSIPAHQKDARTAMPITVLEGDELNQRAAATLGDTLRQTPGMASASFGPAVGQPVIRGQQGPRVQILQNSLPSLDVSTNSADHAVSVEPVLADSIEILKGPSTLLYGGGAIGGIVNVLDGRIPSRAINGVKGSTEFRHSSVDDGRTGVFRVDGGNGDWAVHVDGLYRDWSDPDIPGLAINPRNVADIEENSDGFVANADGRTRRFSIGAAHHFDTGYWGLSYSELSNDYGIPAGVHHHDEDHEHEHEHEEDHEEDHDEEGGDHDDHEESAEGIRLNIQQKRWDVAGDLHLSNFWELMRWRMAYSEYEHVEVEPSGETGTRFQRDALAARLELSHQAIGDWHGVVGMQWLDNEFSAEGEEAFVPATDRQNLGLFWLEDYHSKHWQLEMGLRGELDRLSPDAGAFADADIYSVSGSLGALYDVNDFLTLGVSLAQSRRAPTAEERYSNGVNDVDSYVVHGATGLIEVGDENLGREKADSADVSVKLHYQRLQGSLTLFYKAFEDFIYLQNTGQQVDDIEVLSYRQEDADFRGLEYELSYLLWQGAGEVSVSLYGDRVSAELDRGGDIPRLPPQRDGLRLEWRHGALTAGLDWQRAAAQRRAGLSEASTAGYHRMDASVAWRYETVAATYTWSVRGRNLNDELIRSSSSFIRDYAPEAGRSVVLALRVDFGD